One Egicoccus sp. AB-alg6-2 genomic region harbors:
- a CDS encoding alpha-amylase family glycosyl hydrolase, producing the protein MGDLLEQPHHTGSPAHVATPAGRAVVAPRLGDRVVVRVEVPHAAAVDTVHVRTSPDTEPAYAPARRLLRGAAVDVWEAEVEVVNPATRYRFLLDGGGGQRWLTQVGMAANEVTDSSDFALVATPPPPSWVADSVLYQVFPDRFARSAASVDWPDWAEPAGWDEPVAAAPPSSMRQLYGGDLRGVTEHLDHLEDLGVTGIYLNPLFPATENHRYCATDFTTVDPLLGGDAALAELSAALHDRGMQVVGDLTLNHSGDGHSWYRAALRDPAGVEAGFYLWRDHPGGVAQAWADVPTLPKFDHRSAELRRRLYDGFDSVAASWLGEPFSLDGWRVDAANVAGRSGAIDLNAQIQRQLLATMHDARGGDAYLLAEHCHDATGDLQGEGWHGTMDYLGFTRAAWSWLGDPAGAGDSLGMPVPLARRGGAAVARGLELVRGQVPWRSVVHSVSLLGSHDTARWATVAGDPGRRDVGLAWLLTFPGVPSIFYGDEIALPGESSVPARLPMPWHRRESWDHATLAWTRRLVRLRRRSAALRHGGLRWVHQADDQLVYLREHPDERMLVQLTRASVDPLRLDASLLQLAPGVGAAAELGHPPLTVTAAEVRLPGADGPVARVWRLPPAPYVAPASLDA; encoded by the coding sequence GTGGGCGACCTGCTCGAGCAGCCCCACCACACCGGTTCGCCGGCCCATGTCGCGACGCCCGCCGGGCGGGCCGTCGTCGCGCCGCGACTCGGGGACCGCGTCGTCGTACGCGTCGAGGTGCCGCACGCCGCGGCCGTCGACACCGTCCACGTGCGTACCAGCCCCGACACCGAGCCGGCCTACGCCCCGGCACGTCGCCTCCTGCGCGGCGCCGCCGTCGACGTGTGGGAAGCCGAGGTCGAGGTGGTCAACCCCGCGACCCGCTACCGCTTCCTGCTCGACGGTGGCGGCGGGCAGCGGTGGCTGACCCAGGTGGGGATGGCGGCGAACGAGGTCACCGACAGCAGCGACTTCGCGCTCGTGGCGACGCCCCCTCCGCCGAGCTGGGTCGCCGACAGCGTGCTCTACCAGGTGTTCCCCGACCGCTTCGCCCGCTCAGCGGCGTCCGTCGACTGGCCGGACTGGGCCGAGCCGGCCGGCTGGGACGAACCGGTCGCGGCGGCGCCTCCGTCGTCGATGCGGCAGCTGTACGGCGGCGACCTGCGGGGCGTCACCGAGCACCTCGACCATCTCGAGGACCTCGGCGTGACCGGGATCTACCTCAATCCGCTCTTCCCGGCGACCGAGAACCACCGCTACTGCGCGACGGACTTCACCACCGTCGACCCACTGCTCGGTGGGGACGCCGCCCTCGCGGAGTTGAGCGCCGCCCTGCACGACCGCGGGATGCAGGTTGTCGGCGATCTCACGCTCAACCACTCCGGTGACGGCCATTCGTGGTACCGGGCGGCGCTGCGCGACCCCGCCGGCGTCGAAGCCGGCTTCTACCTGTGGCGCGACCATCCGGGCGGCGTCGCACAGGCCTGGGCGGACGTGCCGACCCTGCCCAAGTTCGACCATCGCAGTGCGGAGCTGCGTCGCCGCCTGTACGACGGATTCGACTCGGTCGCGGCGAGCTGGCTGGGCGAACCGTTCTCACTGGACGGCTGGCGCGTCGACGCCGCCAACGTCGCCGGGCGCTCCGGCGCCATCGACCTGAACGCGCAGATCCAGCGGCAGTTGCTGGCCACCATGCACGACGCCCGTGGCGGCGACGCCTACCTGCTGGCCGAGCACTGCCACGACGCGACGGGCGACCTGCAGGGCGAGGGCTGGCACGGGACCATGGACTACCTCGGCTTCACGCGGGCGGCGTGGAGCTGGTTGGGCGACCCGGCCGGTGCCGGCGACTCCCTGGGCATGCCCGTGCCACTGGCGCGTCGAGGGGGCGCCGCGGTCGCGCGGGGACTGGAGCTGGTCCGCGGGCAGGTCCCCTGGCGCAGCGTCGTCCACTCGGTGTCGCTGCTCGGTTCCCACGACACGGCGCGCTGGGCCACCGTCGCGGGTGACCCGGGCCGACGCGACGTCGGGCTGGCCTGGCTGCTGACCTTCCCCGGGGTGCCGTCGATCTTCTACGGCGACGAGATCGCGCTGCCGGGCGAGTCGAGCGTGCCGGCCCGTCTCCCCATGCCCTGGCACCGCCGTGAATCGTGGGACCACGCGACGCTGGCCTGGACCCGGCGCCTGGTCCGGTTGCGCCGGCGGTCGGCGGCGCTGCGCCACGGTGGGCTGCGGTGGGTGCACCAGGCCGACGACCAGTTGGTCTATCTGCGCGAACATCCCGACGAGCGGATGCTGGTGCAGTTGACCCGCGCTTCCGTCGACCCGCTGCGCCTCGATGCGTCGCTGCTGCAGCTCGCGCCCGGGGTCGGCGCTGCGGCGGAACTCGGGCACCCACCGCTCACGGTCACCGCCGCCGAGGTGCGGTTGCCGGGGGCCGACGGGCCGGTCGCACGCGTCTGGCGCCTTCCGCCTGCCCCGTACGTTGCTCCGGCGTCGCTCGACGCCTGA
- a CDS encoding malate dehydrogenase, with the protein MSSPVRVAVTGAAGQIGYALLFRIASGQMFGPDTPVELRLLEVTPALGALEGVAMELDDGAFPLLTGIELSDQAEVAFDGVNVACLVGAKPRGQGMERADLLKDNGKIFTGQGQALAASGASDLKVAVVGNPANTNALIAAANADGVPAERFTAMVRLDENRAKSQLAKKAGVPVAEVTNLAVWGNHSPTMVPDFDNARIGGRPATEVITDRDWLEGEFLSTVQQRGSAIIQARGASSAASAASALVDHVANWCGGRPTADGDWVSMAVPSDGSYGVAEGLISGFPVTTDGAGSYQIVQGLELSDFTKAKLQASVDELSQERDAVQDML; encoded by the coding sequence ATGAGCTCGCCCGTCCGTGTCGCCGTCACCGGTGCCGCCGGCCAGATCGGCTACGCCCTGCTGTTCCGCATCGCCTCCGGGCAGATGTTCGGTCCCGACACCCCCGTCGAGCTGCGCCTCCTCGAAGTGACGCCGGCCCTCGGAGCGCTCGAGGGCGTGGCGATGGAACTCGACGACGGCGCGTTTCCGCTGTTGACCGGCATCGAACTGTCCGACCAAGCCGAGGTCGCGTTCGACGGGGTCAACGTGGCCTGCCTCGTCGGGGCCAAGCCGCGCGGGCAGGGCATGGAGCGGGCCGACCTGCTCAAGGACAACGGCAAGATCTTCACCGGGCAGGGCCAGGCGCTGGCCGCCTCCGGCGCGTCGGACCTCAAGGTCGCCGTCGTGGGGAACCCGGCCAACACCAACGCCCTGATCGCCGCGGCAAACGCCGACGGGGTCCCGGCCGAGCGCTTCACCGCGATGGTCCGGCTCGACGAGAACCGCGCGAAGTCCCAGCTGGCGAAGAAGGCCGGTGTGCCGGTCGCCGAGGTGACCAACCTCGCCGTCTGGGGCAACCACTCGCCCACGATGGTCCCCGACTTCGACAACGCCAGGATCGGTGGCCGACCCGCGACCGAGGTGATCACCGACCGCGACTGGCTCGAGGGCGAGTTCCTCAGCACCGTGCAGCAGCGCGGGAGCGCCATCATCCAGGCGCGCGGCGCGTCGTCGGCGGCATCGGCGGCCAGTGCGCTCGTCGACCACGTCGCCAACTGGTGCGGCGGCCGGCCGACCGCCGACGGCGACTGGGTGTCGATGGCCGTCCCCTCCGACGGCTCGTACGGCGTCGCCGAGGGCCTCATCTCGGGCTTCCCGGTCACGACCGACGGCGCCGGCAGCTACCAGATCGTGCAGGGGCTCGAGCTCAGCGACTTCACCAAGGCCAAGCTGCAGGCGTCGGTCGACGAGCTGTCCCAGGAACGCGACGCCGTGCAGGACATGCTCTGA
- a CDS encoding GNAT family N-acetyltransferase — translation MPPIELPHLSSGPVRLRPPTESDVSVIARCCQDPDVQRFTRVPSPYTRADARAFVRFSRDSLANGRGVHLLAVDERDRVLGAIGLGIDVADLSGELGYWIAPEARRRGVAVRGGRLLLEFAFGPLELGYVGLHAAASNAGSNAVARRLGFVHEGTLRDAMVDGPSGDRRAPRVDANVWGIRPGELPL, via the coding sequence GTGCCGCCCATCGAACTGCCGCACCTCAGCAGCGGTCCCGTCCGGCTGCGCCCGCCGACCGAGTCCGACGTGTCGGTGATCGCGCGCTGCTGCCAGGACCCCGACGTGCAACGGTTCACGCGGGTGCCGTCGCCGTACACCCGGGCGGACGCGCGGGCGTTCGTCCGGTTCAGCCGGGACAGCCTCGCCAACGGCCGTGGCGTCCACCTGCTCGCCGTCGACGAACGCGACCGCGTGCTCGGCGCGATCGGACTCGGCATCGACGTCGCAGACCTCAGCGGTGAGCTCGGCTACTGGATCGCGCCCGAGGCCCGTCGCCGGGGCGTTGCCGTGCGCGGGGGCCGGCTCCTGCTCGAGTTCGCCTTCGGACCGCTCGAACTCGGCTACGTAGGCCTGCACGCCGCGGCGTCCAACGCCGGCTCCAACGCGGTCGCCCGGCGGCTCGGCTTCGTCCACGAGGGGACGCTGCGCGACGCGATGGTCGACGGTCCGTCCGGTGACCGCCGGGCGCCGCGTGTCGACGCCAACGTCTGGGGCATCCGACCCGGCGAACTGCCGCTCTGA
- a CDS encoding NlpC/P60 family protein, with amino-acid sequence MPLVVSRGSSRALMAVVTALAVVFASVLPAAAQPSSQELRGQRDDVQARLDELMMEVAEVVEDYNEAAVALEAAEAELAATEAEHAALTAEVAGLSALAEDHVRRIHKLGPSLELSSIFVAGNPTDAGAKAATLRRVLAGQRADLEGLGAARTAIAATEQRLAEQRRSARTQADEVAERREQLDALVESQREEIAELEQQITTAEHREEEERRRAEEERLRREAEERARREAEERAREEQREREARREAEQRAAREQAAESATSPPAPAAPSPSPAAPAPSPAPSAAPSEEPAPAPAPSARRSAQTAIDTAMAQVGKPYKYGGSGPNSFDCSGLTSFAWRAAGVEITRTSRSQYAFTKRISRGELQPGDLIFYGRSVSGISHVAMYIGGGSVVEAPYTGANVRVRGDGLSRKDIVGYGRV; translated from the coding sequence GTGCCGCTCGTCGTCAGCCGTGGATCGTCGCGTGCCCTGATGGCGGTGGTGACCGCGCTGGCGGTCGTCTTCGCCAGCGTGCTGCCCGCTGCCGCACAACCGAGCTCGCAGGAACTGCGCGGCCAACGCGACGACGTACAGGCCCGCCTCGACGAGTTGATGATGGAGGTCGCCGAGGTCGTCGAGGACTACAACGAGGCGGCGGTGGCGCTCGAGGCCGCCGAGGCCGAGCTGGCGGCGACCGAGGCCGAGCATGCCGCGCTGACGGCCGAGGTGGCCGGGCTGAGCGCCCTGGCCGAGGACCACGTGCGGCGCATCCACAAGTTGGGGCCGAGCCTGGAGCTGTCCTCGATCTTCGTCGCCGGCAACCCCACGGATGCGGGCGCGAAGGCCGCCACGCTGCGCCGGGTGCTGGCCGGTCAGCGCGCCGACCTCGAGGGTCTGGGCGCCGCCCGTACCGCGATCGCGGCCACCGAGCAGCGGCTCGCCGAGCAGCGGCGCTCGGCGCGGACGCAGGCGGACGAGGTCGCAGAACGCCGCGAGCAGCTCGACGCCCTGGTCGAGTCGCAGCGCGAGGAGATCGCCGAGCTCGAGCAGCAGATCACCACCGCCGAGCACCGCGAGGAGGAGGAGCGTCGGCGCGCCGAGGAGGAGCGACTCCGGCGCGAGGCCGAGGAGCGCGCGCGCCGCGAGGCCGAGGAACGAGCGCGCGAGGAGCAGCGGGAACGCGAGGCGAGGCGCGAGGCCGAGCAACGCGCCGCCCGCGAGCAGGCGGCCGAGTCGGCCACCTCGCCACCAGCACCGGCCGCGCCGTCGCCCTCGCCCGCCGCACCGGCGCCGTCGCCCGCGCCGTCGGCCGCACCCAGCGAGGAGCCAGCGCCGGCGCCCGCCCCCTCCGCACGTCGTTCCGCCCAGACGGCGATCGACACCGCCATGGCCCAGGTGGGCAAGCCGTACAAGTACGGCGGCAGCGGGCCCAACAGCTTCGACTGCTCCGGCCTGACCTCGTTCGCGTGGCGGGCGGCCGGCGTCGAGATCACCCGCACGTCGCGGTCCCAGTACGCCTTCACCAAGCGCATCTCCCGCGGGGAACTGCAGCCGGGCGACCTGATCTTCTACGGACGCTCGGTGAGCGGCATCTCGCACGTGGCCATGTACATCGGTGGCGGCAGCGTCGTCGAAGCGCCCTACACCGGCGCCAACGTCCGCGTCCGCGGCGACGGCCTGTCCCGCAAGGACATCGTGGGCTACGGCCGCGTCTGA
- a CDS encoding class I SAM-dependent methyltransferase — protein sequence MNSVVQRVFAAVYDPMLARVERRGLAELRRHLLGSIDGEVVEIGAGTGANLEHYGDRVRRVVAVEPSPPMADRARRRRLVGKLDVEVVVAPAERLPLADASVDVAVSTLVLCSVRDVAASLAEVHRVLRPGGRFVLLEHVAGEDGMLRLQRFVQPVWKPLAGGCHLTRDPLPSLRAAGFDVADLRHVRLPLPGPASPGLVGTATRL from the coding sequence ATGAACTCCGTCGTGCAGCGCGTGTTCGCCGCCGTGTACGACCCGATGCTGGCCCGCGTCGAGCGCCGCGGACTGGCCGAGTTGCGCCGGCACCTGCTCGGGTCGATCGACGGCGAGGTCGTCGAGATCGGCGCGGGCACCGGCGCGAACCTCGAACACTACGGCGACCGTGTCCGTCGGGTCGTCGCGGTGGAACCGTCGCCCCCGATGGCGGACCGGGCACGACGACGGCGCCTGGTCGGCAAGCTCGACGTCGAGGTGGTGGTCGCGCCGGCGGAGCGGTTGCCACTGGCGGACGCGAGCGTGGACGTCGCGGTGTCGACGCTGGTGCTGTGCTCGGTGCGCGACGTGGCGGCGTCGCTGGCGGAGGTGCACCGGGTCCTGCGCCCGGGCGGCCGGTTCGTGCTGCTCGAGCACGTCGCCGGCGAGGACGGGATGCTGCGTCTGCAGCGGTTCGTGCAGCCGGTGTGGAAGCCGCTCGCCGGTGGCTGCCACCTCACCCGCGATCCGCTGCCGTCGCTGCGCGCGGCCGGCTTCGACGTGGCCGACCTGCGGCACGTCCGGCTGCCGCTGCCCGGTCCCGCCAGTCCCGGCCTGGTCGGCACGGCGACGCGCCTCTGA
- the folD gene encoding bifunctional methylenetetrahydrofolate dehydrogenase/methenyltetrahydrofolate cyclohydrolase FolD, giving the protein MTARIIDGKALAQKVRARIADDVARLKAEHDVRPGLAAVLVGEDPASQVYVGMKHRATEEAGMLSRQLVLPADTSQRDLEALVADLNADDAIDGILVQLPLPDHLDPQPVQELIDPTKDVDALNPYTAGRLAIGDPTFLSCTPYGVLQLLAEAGVETAGAHVVVVGRSNLVGRPLSVMLTLKGRDATVTLAHSRTADLAAVCRTADVIVAAVGRIGLITADMVRPGATVIDVGTNRGEDGRLVGDVDFAGVREVAGAITPVPGGVGPMTVTMLLQNTLEAARLRRGLPRN; this is encoded by the coding sequence TTGACCGCACGCATCATCGACGGCAAGGCCCTCGCACAGAAGGTGCGTGCCCGCATCGCCGACGACGTCGCCCGCCTGAAGGCGGAGCACGACGTCCGACCGGGACTGGCCGCCGTGCTCGTGGGTGAGGATCCCGCCTCGCAGGTGTACGTCGGGATGAAGCACCGTGCCACGGAGGAGGCGGGAATGCTGAGCCGGCAGCTGGTGCTGCCCGCGGACACCTCGCAACGCGACCTCGAGGCGCTGGTCGCCGACCTCAACGCCGACGACGCGATCGACGGCATCCTGGTGCAGCTGCCGCTGCCGGACCACCTCGACCCGCAGCCCGTCCAGGAGCTGATCGACCCGACGAAGGACGTGGACGCGCTCAACCCCTACACCGCCGGCCGGCTGGCGATCGGGGACCCGACGTTTCTGTCGTGCACCCCGTACGGGGTGCTCCAACTGCTCGCCGAGGCCGGGGTCGAGACCGCCGGCGCCCACGTGGTGGTCGTCGGCCGCAGCAACCTCGTCGGACGGCCGTTGTCGGTCATGCTGACCCTCAAGGGCCGCGACGCCACGGTCACCCTGGCGCACTCGCGAACCGCCGACCTGGCCGCCGTGTGCCGGACGGCCGACGTGATCGTCGCAGCCGTCGGTCGCATCGGCCTGATCACCGCCGACATGGTTCGTCCCGGCGCCACGGTCATCGACGTCGGCACCAACCGCGGCGAGGACGGCCGGTTGGTCGGGGACGTGGACTTCGCCGGCGTCCGCGAGGTCGCCGGCGCCATCACCCCGGTCCCCGGCGGGGTGGGCCCCATGACGGTGACGATGCTGCTGCAGAACACGCTCGAGGCGGCACGTCTGCGCCGCGGCCTTCCCCGGAACTGA
- the purH gene encoding bifunctional phosphoribosylaminoimidazolecarboxamide formyltransferase/IMP cyclohydrolase — protein sequence MTPVRRALISCFDKTGVADLARALHDLGVEVISTGSTAQTLRDAGVPVTGVSEVTGFPECLDGRVKTLHPTVHAGILADRTDPAHVAELDELGIEPIDLVVVNLYPFRQTVSSGASAPDVVEMIDIGGPTMVRAAAKNHGSVGVLVDPSDYPRVLDELRETGALSFPLKRDLAGKAFQHTAAYDAEIAGWFQREETFPAQLGMALPRRSTLRYGENPHQAAAFYIHTGGGGLGEAEQLHGKELSFNNLLDTDAAWGLAIDVDEPAVAIIKHTNPAGFAAADDLPTAYARALEGDPVSAFGGIVAANRPIDGETARRITEVFTEVVVAPGYDDDALEVLREKKNLRILRMPSAQRPRHAWDLRSVSGGLLVQHGDVGDEPWEEWRVVTRTQPDESDLADLRFAWIACKHTKSNAIVLARDLQVVGVGAGQMSRVDSVRLAVERSGDRHVGSVLASDAFFPFRDGPDAAAAAGVRAIVQPGGSVRDDEVIAAADEHGIAMVLTGRRHFRH from the coding sequence ATGACGCCCGTGCGTCGTGCGCTGATCAGCTGCTTCGACAAGACCGGCGTCGCCGACCTCGCCCGCGCCCTGCACGACCTCGGCGTCGAGGTGATCTCGACCGGATCGACCGCACAGACGCTGCGTGATGCCGGCGTCCCGGTCACCGGTGTGTCCGAGGTGACGGGGTTCCCCGAGTGCCTCGACGGTCGGGTCAAGACCCTGCACCCCACGGTCCATGCCGGGATCCTCGCCGACCGTACCGACCCCGCCCACGTCGCCGAACTGGACGAGCTCGGCATCGAGCCGATCGACCTGGTCGTCGTCAACCTCTACCCCTTCCGCCAGACCGTGTCGTCGGGGGCGAGTGCGCCCGACGTGGTCGAGATGATCGACATCGGCGGACCCACCATGGTGCGTGCGGCGGCCAAGAACCACGGATCGGTCGGGGTGCTGGTCGACCCCTCCGACTATCCGCGGGTGCTCGACGAGCTCCGCGAGACCGGTGCCTTGTCGTTCCCGCTGAAGCGCGACCTGGCCGGCAAGGCGTTCCAGCACACCGCCGCCTACGACGCCGAGATCGCCGGCTGGTTCCAGCGCGAGGAGACCTTCCCCGCGCAGCTCGGCATGGCCCTGCCGCGCCGCAGCACGCTTCGATACGGCGAGAACCCGCACCAGGCCGCGGCGTTCTACATCCACACCGGTGGCGGCGGGCTCGGCGAGGCCGAGCAGCTGCACGGCAAGGAGCTGTCGTTCAACAACCTGCTGGACACCGATGCCGCCTGGGGCCTGGCGATCGACGTCGACGAGCCGGCCGTCGCCATCATCAAGCACACCAATCCGGCCGGGTTCGCCGCCGCGGACGACCTGCCGACGGCCTACGCCCGCGCGCTGGAGGGGGACCCCGTCAGCGCCTTCGGTGGCATCGTCGCGGCGAACCGTCCGATCGACGGCGAGACGGCACGCCGCATCACCGAGGTGTTCACCGAGGTGGTCGTCGCGCCCGGGTACGACGACGACGCGCTCGAAGTCCTGCGCGAGAAGAAGAACCTGCGCATCCTGCGGATGCCCTCGGCGCAGCGTCCGCGTCACGCGTGGGACCTGCGCAGTGTCAGCGGGGGCCTTCTGGTCCAGCACGGCGACGTCGGCGACGAACCGTGGGAGGAGTGGCGGGTCGTCACCCGCACGCAACCCGACGAGTCGGACCTCGCCGACCTGCGTTTCGCCTGGATCGCGTGCAAGCACACCAAGTCCAACGCGATCGTGCTCGCCAGGGACCTGCAGGTGGTCGGGGTCGGTGCGGGACAGATGAGCCGCGTCGACAGCGTGCGTCTCGCGGTCGAGCGTTCGGGCGACCGTCACGTCGGCAGCGTGCTGGCCAGCGACGCCTTCTTCCCCTTCCGTGACGGCCCCGACGCGGCGGCCGCCGCAGGGGTGCGCGCCATCGTCCAGCCCGGCGGCTCGGTCCGCGACGACGAGGTGATCGCGGCCGCCGACGAGCACGGCATCGCCATGGTGCTCACCGGTCGCCGGCACTTCAGGCACTGA
- the purN gene encoding phosphoribosylglycinamide formyltransferase, translating into MPSASRRPTRLAVLVSGGGTNLQALLDAIDADADFGGEVVVVAADRADAGGLERARERGIATVVQPLAAHGDRGAWETALRRDVEAHRPDAVVLAGFMRILSNAFLSGWPDRVLNTHPSLLPAFRGAHAVREALAYGVRVTGCTVHLVDEEVDHGPIVAQEVVPIHAEDTEDRLHERIKAAEHALLPACVKLLCHDRLKVSGRLVHVL; encoded by the coding sequence GTGCCGTCTGCGTCGCGCCGCCCGACCCGGCTGGCCGTGCTGGTGTCGGGCGGAGGGACCAACCTGCAGGCGTTGCTCGACGCGATCGACGCCGATGCCGACTTCGGCGGCGAGGTGGTGGTGGTTGCCGCCGACCGCGCCGACGCCGGTGGCCTCGAGCGCGCACGCGAGCGGGGCATCGCGACGGTCGTCCAACCGTTGGCGGCGCACGGCGATCGAGGCGCCTGGGAGACCGCGCTGCGGCGCGACGTCGAGGCACACCGACCGGACGCCGTCGTGCTGGCCGGGTTCATGCGGATCCTGTCGAACGCCTTCCTGTCGGGCTGGCCGGACCGCGTGCTCAACACCCATCCCTCCCTGCTCCCGGCCTTCCGTGGCGCCCACGCCGTCCGGGAGGCCCTCGCCTACGGTGTCCGGGTCACCGGGTGCACGGTCCACCTCGTCGACGAGGAGGTCGACCACGGGCCGATCGTGGCCCAGGAGGTCGTCCCGATCCACGCCGAAGACACCGAGGACCGGCTGCACGAACGCATCAAGGCGGCCGAGCACGCCCTGCTGCCCGCCTGCGTGAAACTGCTGTGCCACGACCGTCTGAAGGTGAGCGGTCGGCTCGTGCACGTCCTGTGA
- a CDS encoding family 10 glycosylhydrolase, which produces MRRRWFALLVALALTAPVLGVGAPAHAATGTGACAGHLVPATAFTDTLASPHRAAIDCAVWWGMANGRSASRFDPAAAVTRGQTAAMIARLLRNAGRSPSEVASAGFPDTVGHVFERDIDALAALDIVAGGADGRFGPDVPVTRAQMSAILARTFANGFGAPLAAGPVPFRDVPVDNVHRAAIGQLVGAGIVAGTTPTTFAPSRAVSREQMASFTTRSAHVLLAGGLVRRPATRPAADDAYASRMRGAWVHLFDDALKTRAGVRAVVDELAAADANVIIAQVARRHDAYYDSSVLPRTADPRLARDFDVLAELITAAHARGIEVHAWFGVAPTWHDVYRGLPAPAGWMHTTHGLGAPVDRRWVTRTSDGSWTSYLDPGVPAVRQHVAAVVGELARNYAVDGIHLDYVRYESPAYGYNPLALAAFRRDTGATGTPANNDAAFTAWRRDQTRRIVLAAREAIRASGRDVTLSAAVITWGAGPRTHDAAGFRQTLPYTRTLQDWDGWVRRGEVDAVVPMNYFRAHEAEPARWFDAWLAYERALAATTDVQVVPGPAGYLNRPAAVHRQVTTAMRVDGAVIYSYQQPTEDASRAVWGELARSRWHYAPIR; this is translated from the coding sequence ATGCGCCGACGCTGGTTCGCCCTGCTGGTCGCCCTCGCCCTCACGGCCCCGGTCCTCGGGGTCGGCGCCCCCGCCCACGCGGCCACCGGCACCGGTGCGTGCGCGGGACACCTCGTACCGGCCACGGCATTCACGGACACGCTGGCCTCGCCCCACCGCGCCGCCATCGACTGTGCCGTGTGGTGGGGGATGGCCAACGGTCGCTCCGCCAGCCGCTTCGACCCCGCCGCTGCGGTCACCCGGGGCCAGACGGCGGCGATGATCGCCCGCCTGTTGCGCAACGCCGGTCGCAGCCCGTCCGAGGTCGCTTCGGCCGGGTTCCCCGACACCGTCGGCCACGTGTTCGAACGCGACATCGATGCCCTGGCCGCCCTCGACATCGTCGCAGGGGGCGCGGACGGCCGTTTCGGGCCGGACGTGCCCGTGACCCGGGCGCAGATGTCGGCCATCCTGGCACGCACCTTCGCCAACGGGTTCGGTGCCCCGCTGGCGGCGGGTCCGGTGCCCTTCCGCGACGTTCCCGTCGACAACGTGCACCGTGCCGCGATCGGGCAGCTGGTCGGCGCCGGGATCGTGGCCGGGACCACACCGACCACGTTCGCTCCGAGCCGGGCCGTCTCGCGTGAGCAGATGGCCTCGTTCACGACCCGGTCGGCGCATGTGCTGCTCGCGGGTGGGCTCGTGCGACGACCCGCAACCCGGCCGGCGGCCGACGACGCCTATGCGAGCCGGATGCGCGGTGCGTGGGTGCACCTGTTCGACGACGCGCTCAAGACCCGCGCGGGCGTCCGCGCCGTGGTCGACGAACTGGCGGCTGCCGACGCGAACGTGATCATCGCCCAGGTCGCGCGCCGGCACGACGCCTACTACGACTCGTCGGTGCTGCCGCGAACGGCCGATCCCCGCCTCGCACGTGATTTCGACGTGCTGGCGGAACTGATCACGGCCGCGCACGCCCGCGGCATCGAGGTCCATGCCTGGTTCGGCGTCGCACCCACCTGGCACGACGTCTACCGCGGGTTGCCCGCGCCGGCCGGGTGGATGCACACCACCCACGGGCTTGGCGCCCCCGTGGATCGCCGCTGGGTCACCCGTACCAGCGACGGCAGCTGGACGAGCTACCTCGATCCGGGCGTGCCCGCCGTCCGTCAGCACGTCGCGGCCGTCGTCGGGGAACTGGCACGCAACTACGCCGTGGACGGCATCCACCTCGACTACGTCCGCTACGAGTCCCCCGCCTACGGCTACAACCCGCTGGCTCTGGCGGCCTTCCGGCGGGACACCGGCGCCACGGGGACGCCGGCCAACAACGATGCCGCCTTCACGGCGTGGCGGCGGGACCAGACCCGCAGGATCGTGCTCGCCGCCAGGGAAGCCATCCGCGCCTCGGGCCGGGACGTGACCCTGTCGGCGGCGGTGATCACCTGGGGCGCCGGCCCGCGGACACACGACGCGGCCGGCTTCCGTCAGACCCTGCCCTACACCCGGACCCTGCAGGACTGGGACGGGTGGGTCCGACGCGGCGAGGTCGACGCGGTCGTGCCCATGAACTACTTCCGTGCCCACGAGGCCGAACCGGCCCGCTGGTTCGACGCGTGGCTGGCCTACGAGCGCGCGCTGGCGGCCACGACGGACGTGCAGGTCGTGCCGGGTCCGGCCGGCTACCTCAACCGACCGGCAGCGGTGCACCGCCAGGTGACCACGGCGATGCGGGTCGACGGCGCCGTCATCTATTCCTACCAGCAGCCGACGGAGGATGCCTCCCGAGCGGTGTGGGGCGAGCTGGCACGCTCACGGTGGCACTACGCCCCGATCCGCTGA